In one window of Lynx canadensis isolate LIC74 chromosome B3, mLynCan4.pri.v2, whole genome shotgun sequence DNA:
- the SLC51B gene encoding organic solute transporter subunit beta: MDHNDGVIQAPAGTVVPQELLEEMLWFFRVEDASPWNYSIFALVGVVIVISIVLLRKSIQANRNQKILRKNKPETTTLEVQDLAEAGAREDNNLNMLRETLLSEKQNLAQVETELKGRKVPLVLLPDPQESES; this comes from the exons ATGGACCACAATGACGGGGTCATCCAAGCTCCAGCTGGCACCGTGGTGCCTCAGGAACTGCTGGAAGAAATGCTTTGGTTTTTTCGAGTAGAAGATG CATCTCCTTGGAATTATTCCATCTTTGCCCTGGTGGGTGTGGTGATTGTGATAAGCATTGTCCTCCTGAGAAAGAGCATCCAGGCAAACAG AAATCAAAAGATACTGAGGAAAAACAAACCGGAAACAACAACTCTGGAAGTCCAAGACTTGGCTGAGGCCGGAGCCAGAGAGGACAACAACCTGAACATGCTAAGAGAGACTTTGCTCTCAGAAAAGCAAAATTTGGCCCAGGTGGAAACTGAGTTAAAAGGGAGAAAGGTGCCACTGGTTCTCCTTCCAGACCCACAAGAATCTGAGAGCTAA